A stretch of the Planktothricoides raciborskii GIHE-MW2 genome encodes the following:
- a CDS encoding DUF1611 domain-containing protein produces MFQKYFFTSMTRISDLESRPFEVRVLPQEQWETGDYVVGEVISPSGNHLVVELPTGRMTEVMEGDLVVGAFGVRRATLEAVGDWQSIGDDGVMQAMTEGGLFGRVTSESFLADPMASMTYQGHVVREGKKVCMQDFAPDISETNYQCPTVMVVGTSMSCGKTTSIRSIISQLKRSGLKVVGVKFAGAGQYHDILSMEDAGADAIFDFVDVGLPSTVCPEDEFRVSVHKLLAKIAAEKPDVVVAEAGASPLEPYNGSIVLDEIKEQIRCTVICSSDPYSVLALINSFGLHPDLVSGIAASDSAGVELVEKLTGVKALSLPQRKSLPHLQELLQEKLGF; encoded by the coding sequence ATGTTTCAAAAGTATTTCTTCACATCAATGACCCGGATTTCTGATTTAGAATCTCGCCCATTTGAGGTGCGTGTTTTACCACAAGAGCAATGGGAAACCGGGGATTATGTGGTCGGGGAAGTGATTTCTCCTTCTGGAAATCACTTAGTAGTGGAACTGCCTACAGGAAGAATGACGGAGGTAATGGAAGGAGATTTAGTGGTCGGTGCTTTTGGGGTGCGTCGCGCTACTTTGGAAGCGGTGGGAGATTGGCAAAGTATCGGCGATGATGGGGTGATGCAAGCTATGACCGAAGGGGGTCTGTTTGGTCGGGTGACATCTGAGTCATTTTTGGCAGACCCGATGGCATCGATGACTTATCAAGGTCATGTTGTCCGGGAAGGAAAGAAAGTTTGTATGCAGGATTTTGCCCCAGATATTTCAGAGACAAATTACCAATGTCCCACGGTAATGGTGGTGGGTACTTCTATGTCTTGTGGCAAGACTACATCTATTCGATCGATTATTTCTCAATTGAAGCGATCGGGCTTAAAAGTAGTGGGAGTTAAATTTGCCGGGGCTGGACAATACCATGATATTTTATCAATGGAAGATGCGGGGGCTGATGCGATATTTGATTTTGTCGATGTCGGTTTACCCTCTACGGTTTGCCCTGAAGACGAGTTTCGGGTTTCTGTTCATAAATTATTAGCCAAAATTGCCGCAGAAAAGCCCGATGTAGTGGTGGCTGAAGCGGGGGCTTCCCCATTAGAACCCTACAATGGATCGATAGTTTTAGATGAAATTAAAGAGCAGATTCGTTGTACGGTGATTTGTTCGTCCGATCCTTATTCTGTATTGGCGTTAATTAACAGTTTTGGCTTACACCCCGATTTAGTGAGTGGGATTGCCGCCAGCGATAGTGCCGGAGTGGAATTAGTAGAAAAACTCACGGGAGTGAAAGCTTTAAGTTTGCCTCAACGGAAATCTTTGCCGCATTTGCAAGAACTTTTGCAAGAAAAGTTAGGATTTTAA
- a CDS encoding flavin reductase has protein sequence MSVPNKLVSLDVNKALWERFFYVSPLVIVGSREEDGSYDLAPKSMTMPLGWDNYFGFICTPKHRTYANIKQSQSFTVTFPRPEQVVLTSLSAAPRCEDDSKPTLATLPTFPASKVDGIFLKDGYLFIECELDRIVDGFGENSLIAGKIVAVQVQEAALRMSDRDDQDLLLNSPLLAYLSPGRYATINHSCSFPFYNGYKR, from the coding sequence ATGTCTGTCCCAAATAAGCTGGTCAGTCTTGATGTAAACAAAGCCTTATGGGAGCGTTTTTTCTATGTCTCACCACTCGTTATTGTGGGCAGTCGAGAAGAAGACGGCAGCTACGATCTAGCGCCAAAGAGTATGACTATGCCGTTAGGTTGGGATAATTACTTCGGATTTATTTGCACCCCAAAACATCGCACTTACGCCAATATTAAACAATCCCAAAGTTTTACTGTCACCTTTCCCCGACCGGAACAAGTGGTTCTGACTAGCCTGAGTGCGGCGCCCCGTTGTGAGGATGATTCTAAACCAACTTTAGCGACTTTACCCACATTTCCAGCCAGCAAGGTGGATGGAATATTTCTCAAAGATGGCTATTTATTTATTGAATGCGAACTCGATCGCATTGTGGATGGGTTCGGGGAAAATAGTTTAATTGCCGGAAAAATTGTCGCGGTTCAGGTTCAAGAAGCGGCGCTAAGAATGAGCGATCGCGACGATCAAGATTTACTGCTAAATTCACCGTTACTGGCTTATCTCTCACCCGGACGGTACGCCACTATTAATCATAGTTGCTCATTTCCCTTTTACAACGGGTATAAAAGATAA
- a CDS encoding M20 family metallopeptidase codes for MKIDPLQAKIAQRLRDYLHNRQTEMTNLLAQLVLAESPSVVAESQHQVLSLLQTELEQRNYRVKRIPGQKTGGQLFAVPGDRTKNQSIQMLLGHCDTVWPLNTLKKMPLRQEQGKMYGPGIYDMKAGLVQVIFALEALRALEIQPEIAPVIFINSDEEIGSNESKVHIQRLAKVADRVFVMEPSLGPSGKLKTQRKGLGEFTVHVIGKAAHAGLEPEKGASAILELSFAIQQLFALNDPERGITVNVGNIDGGIRPNVIAPSSKAVVDVRVLHREDADRIDAKIRSLQPSTPGTKIIVEGGFDRPPLEKTPGNQQLWQRAQKAASELGIEIDEATAGGGSDGNFTSLYAPTLDGLGAVGDAAHALGEFVYLDLMVERSALLSRLLLESAIKNIG; via the coding sequence ATGAAGATCGATCCTCTCCAGGCGAAAATTGCACAACGGTTGCGAGATTATCTCCACAATCGCCAAACCGAGATGACTAATTTATTGGCACAATTAGTGCTGGCTGAGTCTCCGTCGGTGGTAGCAGAATCACAACACCAAGTCTTAAGTCTGCTTCAGACAGAATTAGAACAAAGAAATTATCGAGTTAAGCGGATACCGGGGCAGAAAACAGGTGGGCAACTGTTCGCAGTTCCGGGCGATCGCACCAAAAACCAATCGATTCAAATGCTCTTAGGGCATTGTGACACCGTATGGCCGTTGAACACTTTAAAAAAAATGCCCCTACGTCAGGAGCAGGGGAAAATGTATGGGCCGGGAATCTATGATATGAAAGCGGGATTAGTTCAAGTCATCTTTGCTTTAGAAGCATTGCGGGCTTTGGAAATCCAGCCAGAAATTGCTCCAGTAATTTTTATTAATTCTGATGAAGAAATTGGCAGTAATGAATCCAAAGTTCATATTCAAAGATTGGCAAAAGTTGCCGATCGCGTCTTTGTCATGGAACCGTCCCTCGGTCCGAGTGGAAAATTGAAAACACAACGTAAAGGACTCGGTGAATTTACTGTTCACGTCATCGGTAAAGCTGCCCATGCTGGGTTAGAACCAGAAAAAGGGGCCAGCGCAATTTTAGAATTATCCTTTGCCATTCAGCAATTATTTGCCCTCAATGATCCAGAACGCGGTATCACTGTGAATGTGGGCAATATTGATGGGGGAATTCGCCCCAATGTGATTGCCCCTTCCAGTAAAGCAGTGGTGGATGTGCGGGTACTCCACCGAGAAGATGCCGATCGCATTGACGCCAAAATTCGCTCGCTTCAACCCAGTACCCCAGGCACTAAAATTATTGTCGAGGGAGGATTCGATCGCCCGCCTTTGGAAAAAACCCCTGGAAATCAGCAATTATGGCAACGAGCTCAAAAAGCAGCCTCGGAGTTGGGCATAGAAATTGATGAAGCCACCGCTGGGGGAGGATCTGATGGGAACTTTACCAGTTTATATGCTCCCACATTAGATGGTCTGGGGGCAGTGGGAGATGCAGCCCATGCACTGGGAGAATTTGTCTATTTGGATCTTATGGTCGAGCGATCGGCTTTGTTATCTCGATTATTGTTAGAGTCTGCGATTAAAAATATTGGATGA
- a CDS encoding DUF1998 domain-containing protein, producing MANTNNIQPDGELRQSQLLTTFGPGAMVDLPEQSVVISGLSYWKGYKQPIQEERLRQKVQKILKINPGENVQLYAPPVDDSDPTGAAISGIDAFVFPRWFLVQIERNITIQGKLYRTRPLFPWSGIKKGCTWEGKKCHAVPVRFVQACVNGHLSDINWRAFAHQDFQTNCPGQIWLDEAGSGNDFEEIFVRCDACKKRHPLSLAKLPNSKILGKCLGDRPWLNPTKNTKEECQGYKRDPETEELIPTNEPEQSRLLVRSASNAYFSQTLSVISLPDSDHELRKVVDKFYDQYLKNIDSVEMLNMIVNLMDGLAELKALGIPKVWGELERRKSDEPEVEKTIKDAELEVLLACVSEPQAAQNKPIDEVDFEAYLRTKPIESNWQPFLDKIVLVHRLREVIAQVGFTRFEAVMPDINGELDINVRRASLDWETSGISWVPAIANKGEGIFFSFNQEKIKTWAERSPVIERCKDLQTGYKAWLEINNIPKKEEHFPGMPYIMLHSLSHLLITTISLKCGYSSTAIKERIYANPDLGYGILIYTGSSGSEGTLGGLIEIGDHLEYYLELALESGEICSNDPICSQHIPGDREDDALLQGAACHGCVLIAESSCERSNDFLDRALVVNTIARENAAFFPKDF from the coding sequence GAACTCCGGCAAAGTCAACTACTTACTACCTTTGGGCCGGGGGCAATGGTAGACCTACCAGAACAGTCGGTGGTGATTAGCGGTTTATCCTATTGGAAAGGATATAAACAACCAATTCAAGAAGAACGTCTGCGGCAAAAAGTGCAAAAAATATTAAAGATAAATCCAGGGGAAAATGTGCAACTTTATGCCCCACCTGTGGATGATTCCGACCCGACGGGGGCGGCGATTTCTGGCATCGATGCTTTTGTATTTCCCCGCTGGTTTCTAGTGCAAATCGAACGCAATATTACTATTCAAGGTAAGCTATATCGCACTCGTCCCCTATTCCCTTGGAGTGGGATTAAAAAAGGCTGTACATGGGAAGGGAAAAAATGCCATGCGGTGCCCGTTCGCTTTGTTCAAGCTTGCGTAAATGGCCATTTAAGTGATATTAATTGGCGGGCTTTTGCCCATCAAGATTTTCAAACCAACTGCCCAGGACAAATTTGGTTAGATGAAGCGGGTTCGGGGAATGATTTTGAGGAAATTTTCGTCCGCTGTGACGCTTGTAAAAAACGCCATCCCCTTTCTTTGGCTAAGTTACCCAATTCCAAAATATTAGGCAAATGTTTGGGCGATCGCCCGTGGTTAAATCCGACTAAAAACACCAAAGAAGAATGCCAAGGTTATAAACGAGATCCAGAAACCGAGGAGTTAATTCCTACTAATGAACCGGAACAAAGCCGTTTATTAGTGCGATCGGCTAGTAACGCTTATTTTAGTCAAACTCTCAGCGTGATTTCTTTGCCGGACTCCGACCACGAATTAAGAAAAGTCGTGGATAAATTTTATGACCAATATTTAAAAAATATCGACTCAGTAGAAATGCTGAATATGATTGTCAATTTAATGGACGGTTTAGCCGAACTAAAAGCCCTGGGAATTCCGAAAGTTTGGGGAGAATTAGAACGCCGAAAAAGCGACGAACCGGAAGTTGAAAAAACCATTAAAGACGCGGAGTTAGAGGTGCTGTTAGCTTGTGTTTCAGAACCCCAAGCAGCACAAAATAAACCCATTGATGAGGTAGATTTTGAGGCATATTTACGCACAAAACCCATCGAAAGTAACTGGCAACCTTTCCTAGATAAAATTGTCTTAGTTCACCGCCTCCGAGAAGTAATTGCCCAAGTAGGTTTTACGCGGTTTGAAGCGGTAATGCCAGATATTAATGGGGAATTAGATATTAATGTCCGTCGGGCAAGTTTAGACTGGGAAACCAGTGGAATATCATGGGTGCCCGCGATCGCCAATAAAGGAGAGGGAATTTTCTTTTCTTTCAACCAAGAAAAAATCAAAACTTGGGCAGAGCGATCGCCGGTAATCGAACGCTGCAAAGATTTACAAACAGGCTATAAAGCATGGCTAGAAATTAACAATATTCCCAAAAAAGAGGAACATTTTCCGGGAATGCCATACATTATGCTGCATTCTTTATCCCATTTATTAATTACTACCATTTCCTTAAAATGCGGCTATTCGTCTACGGCAATTAAAGAAAGAATTTATGCTAATCCTGACCTCGGTTATGGTATATTAATTTATACGGGTTCGAGTGGTTCTGAAGGCACCTTAGGGGGATTAATTGAAATCGGCGATCACTTAGAATATTACCTCGAACTAGCCTTAGAAAGCGGAGAAATATGTTCTAACGATCCGATTTGCTCTCAACATATCCCCGGCGATCGCGAAGACGATGCCTTATTACAAGGGGCAGCTTGTCATGGTTGCGTGTTAATTGCGGAAAGTTCTTGTGAAAGAAGTAACGACTTTCTCGATCGCGCCTTAGTAGTCAACACCATCGCCAGAGAAAACGCTGCTTTTTTCCCAAAAGATTTTTAA